The proteins below come from a single Ictidomys tridecemlineatus isolate mIctTri1 chromosome 8, mIctTri1.hap1, whole genome shotgun sequence genomic window:
- the LOC144366055 gene encoding heat shock factor protein 2-like isoform X2 — MKQSWNVPAFLSKLWTFVEETHTNEFITWSQTQHLCLYVVLKIELGPHTCQSGQSFLVLDEQRFAKEILPKYFKHNNMASFVRQLNMYGFRKVVHTDSGIVKQERDGPVEFQHPYFKQGQDDLLENIKRK; from the exons ATGAAGCAGAGTTGGAACGTGCCGGCTTTCCTCAGCAAGCTGTGGACGTTTGTGGAGGAAACCCACACCAACGAGTTCATCACCTGGAGCCAG acacaacatctttgtttgtatgtggtgctgaagatcgaactcgggccgcacacatgccag aGTGGCCAAAGTTTTCTGGTCTTGGATGAACAAAGATTTGCAAAAGAAATTCTTCCAAAATACTTCAAGCACAATAACATGGCAAGCTTTGTAAGGCAACTAAATATGT ATGGTTTCCGTAAAGTAGTACATACTGACTCTGGAATAGTAAAGCAGGAAAGAGATGGTCCTGTTGAATTTCAGCATCCTTACTTCAAACAAGGCCAGGATGACTTGTTGGAGAACATTAAAAGGAAG tgA
- the LOC144366055 gene encoding heat shock factor protein 2-like isoform X1 translates to MKQSWNVPAFLSKLWTFVEETHTNEFITWSQTQHLCLYVVLKIELGPHTCQSGQSFLVLDEQRFAKEILPKYFKHNNMASFVRQLNMYGFRKVVHTDSGIVKQERDGPVEFQHPYFKQGQDDLLENIKRKFHFQNQKKIKFARKI, encoded by the exons ATGAAGCAGAGTTGGAACGTGCCGGCTTTCCTCAGCAAGCTGTGGACGTTTGTGGAGGAAACCCACACCAACGAGTTCATCACCTGGAGCCAG acacaacatctttgtttgtatgtggtgctgaagatcgaactcgggccgcacacatgccag aGTGGCCAAAGTTTTCTGGTCTTGGATGAACAAAGATTTGCAAAAGAAATTCTTCCAAAATACTTCAAGCACAATAACATGGCAAGCTTTGTAAGGCAACTAAATATGT ATGGTTTCCGTAAAGTAGTACATACTGACTCTGGAATAGTAAAGCAGGAAAGAGATGGTCCTGTTGAATTTCAGCATCCTTACTTCAAACAAGGCCAGGATGACTTGTTGGAGAACATTAAAAGGAAG tttcattttcaaaaccagaagaaaataaaattcgcCAGGAAgatttaa